One Spea bombifrons isolate aSpeBom1 chromosome 1, aSpeBom1.2.pri, whole genome shotgun sequence DNA window includes the following coding sequences:
- the LOC128500339 gene encoding E3 SUMO-protein ligase ZBED1-like produces MVEDQGFQSMVSVLNPGYTLPSRTHFTKLVERKYQEAFQNVKDAISANDCRIAFTADIWTSVATEAYLGITCHYIGDDWKLSSLCLTTMPVEDRHTAANIAEWIEEVAAKFEIPDKKIIAIVHDSGANIVAAVKILEDKHGWASIRCTGHTLQLVINASLKHSGIQRAVGAARGLVEYFKKSELASTKLKEKQKQMGTPEHKLLQDVSTRWNSTYYMVDRLIEQRWPVTATLSDPSVTQRGKHYLELKPEQWNLLEELSTALKPFECATVFMSGQEYVTLSSMAALVKGLLRSNEVACFESSPLKSFQATVKDQLQSRWKGILFENIPNIVVVSSALDPRFRRLKFLTPEQIISVQAKVQTEALTVKRVMLQQETTSSPVATVDVPSTSAASLLDSLLESGGSSEEETREGKLEEEDIHTQVQNEVQAYFAERPLAKERNPLNWWNTNQHKYPTLAKLAKSYLCIPGTSTPSERLFSAAGNIACKKRACLSPEHVDMLTFLHSNAKFLEQ; encoded by the coding sequence ATGGTTGAAGACCAAGGATTCCAAAGCATGGTCAGTGTACTAAACCCCGGATATACTCTTCCCTCAAGAACTCATTTCACCAAACTAGTGGAGAGGAAGTACCAAGAGGCATTTCAGAATGTGAAGGATGCCATCAGCGCTAATGACTGCAGAATTGCTTTTACAGCAGATATTTGGACAAGTGTAGCTACTGAGGCTTACCTTGGCATTACATGCCACTATATAGGGGATGACTGGAAGCTGTCTTCTCTCTGTCTCACTACAATGCCTGTTGAAGACAGACATACAGCTGCAAACATCGCAGAATGGATAGAGGAGGTCGCCGCAAAGTTTGAGAttccagataaaaaaataattgccattGTACATGACAGTGGTGCAAATATTGTGGCTGCTGTAAAAATCCTAGAGGACAAGCATGGGTGGGCCAGTATTCGCTGCACTGGCCACACATTACAGCTGGTGATCAATGCTTCGTTAAAGCACTCTGGAATTCAAAGAGCTGTTGGTGCTGCAAGAGGACTTGttgagtattttaaaaaaagtgagctAGCCAGCACTAAGTTAAAGGAAAAACAGAAGCAGATGGGTACGCCAGAGCACAAACTTCTTCAGGATGTAAGTACTAGATGGAATAGCACTTACTATATGGTCGACAGACTTATTGAACAAAGGTGGCCCGTAACTGCCACTCTGTCTGACCCATCTGTTACTCAAAGGGGCAAACATTATTTGGAGTTAAAGCCAGAACAGTGGAATCTTCTTGAAGAACTTTCAACCGCACTTAAGCCTTTTGAATGCGCCACTGTATTCATGAGTGGCCAAGAATATGTAACTCTATCTTCCATGGCTGCACTTGTGAAGGGGCTGTTAAGGTCCAATGAGGTTGCCTGTTTTGAATCATCTCCCCTGAAGAGCTTCCAAGCCACAGTAAAAGACCAGCTTCAAAGCAGATGGAAGGGGATCCTTTTTGAAAACATCCCAAACATTGTTGTTGTTTCCTCTGCCCTGGATCCACGATTTAGGAGACTGAAGTTTTTAACACCAGAGCAAATTATAAGTGTACAGGCAAAAGTGCAGACAGAGGCGCTGACTGTAAAAAGGGTGATGTTGCAGCAGGAAACAACCTCTTCGCCTGTAGCGACAGTTGACGTGCCCTCAACATCTGCTGCTTCTCTACTTGACTCACTCCTTGAGTCTGGGGGCAGCAGTGAAGAGGAGACTAGAGAGGGGAAACTTGAGGAGGAGGATATTCATACTCAAGTACAAAATGAGGTCCAGGCTTATTTTGCAGAGAGGCCCCTTGCCAAGGAGAGAAACCCTTTGAATTGGTGGAACACCAACCAACATAAATATCCTACCTTGGCAAAACTGGCAAAATCCTACTTGTGCATCCCAGGCACCTCCACTCCATCAGAGCGCCTCTTCTCTGCTGCAGGCAACATTGCTTGCAAAAAGAGAGCCTGCCTCAGCCCTGAGCATGTGGACATGTTGACATTTTTGCATTCTaatgcaaagtttcttgaacagtaa